TTGAGTGACTCAAGCTGCTGAATACGCCCGAACCTTGGCTGCCTGTCGATACGACTTCAAGTTGCCCCTGCGCATTCACGCTATAGATTGCGCGTTGAAAATCCATACGACCTGGTGCTTTTTTCAGTCTAGTGGCTGCAACGGCATTGAAGCGGGGGGTCGGTGTAAACACTTGATTAGTCATTTTTGCTAACGCTGGTACAACAAGCTGATGGAAAGTAACAGTAGCTGATACAGGGTTGCCTGGTAAGCCAAAGAACTTACTGTTTGGTAATGACCCAAAGGCAAAAGGTTTGCCTGGTTTAATCGCTAATTTCCAAAAGCCAATCTCGCCAAGTTCTTCCAATAATATTTTAGTGTAATCAGCTTCGCCAACTGATACGCCGCCAGAGGTGATGACTGCATCTGCCACTGCATCGGCTTTAATAAACGTTTCGCGTAGTAGATCTTCGTTATCAGGGACAATACCAAAATCAATAATATCTAAATTCAAACGCGATAGCATTGCATTGATGCTGTAACGGTTACTGTCGTAAATCTCACCATTGCCAAGTGGTTGACCTAAGCTTTTTAGCTCGTCACCGGTTGAAAATATAGCTACTTTTAGACGACGATAAACAGTGATTTTATCAACACCAATCGTTGCTAGCATCGGAATATCACGTGGCGTAAGACGACGACCTTTCGTTAATACAGCTTGACCGATAGCAATATCTTCTGCGGCATTACGAATGTTGTCATGCATTGGCGGGATGCTATCAAACGTGATTAAATTACCGTCTACTTGTGTGCTTTCTTGCATAATAACGGCTCCACAGCCAGCAGGTACTGGCGCACCAGTCATGATTCGAACACAAGTGCCGACTGGCCATTCACCTGTAAATGGTTGGCCTGCAAAAGCTTTACCTGCAAGCGGTAGGGTCATTGATTTAGTCAGGTCTGTGATGCGAACAGCATAACCATCCATTGCTGAATTATCAAATGGTGGAACATTCATTGGCGAAGAAATGTCTTCAGCGAGAATATAGTCGAGTGCATCAGCTAAGTCTAATGTCAGCGTTTCTGTTACTGCATCAATATTGTCTAACATTTCTCGCATCGCTAAATCCAGTGGTTTTAGCCCTTGTACGTCACAACATCCCATCATATACCCTTGTGGTTATTTTTTAGTTATATCGTCAATTATGACAAACTCAGCAGGTTGACGATAGGATCTATAACAATAAAAAGCTTAATTAACGCTATTTAAGCTAATTTGTTTATATTATTAATTGTTAGGTGTTATTATGCGGCATTATTTTAAAGTCGATCCGTTTGTGGAGTAAGTAATGACCTGCCTAAGTAAAGAAGCTTTATTAGTTCGCTCAGTATTGGAAGAGCGAGGGTTAGAGACACCGATGATCGGAACTGGGCTATCGAGCGTAGAGAAAAAAGAACGCATTGAATCGCATTTTACCGAAATTCTAAAATTATTAGAGTTGGATTTAACGGATGACAGTTTAGCTGAGACGCCACATCGCATTGCTAAAATGTATGTGAATGAAATATTCTCAGGTTTGGATTATGCTTCATTTCCTAAAATCACTTTAATTGAAAATAAAATGCAAGTGGATGAAATGGTTAAGGTAAGTGATATTACATTAACAAGTACTTGCGAACATCATTTTGTGACTATCGATGGTAAAGCGACAATTGCTTATATCCCACGTAGTAAAGTGATTGGTCTATCAAAGATTAATCGTATTGTGCAATTTTTCTCGCGTCGTCCACAAGTGCAAGAACGCTTAACACAACAGATTTTAGTTGCACTGCAAACCTTGCTTGATTCGCAAGACGTTGCTGTCAGTATTACGGCGACACATTATTGTGTGAAAGCACGTGGTGTGATGGATGCAACGAGTGAAACGACAACGACATCACTGGGCGGTATTTTTAAATCACGTCCAGAAACAAGAGCTGAGTTCTTACACTGTCGCTAGTGAGTAACTAACTGTCATGCCTGATAATGGCAGTTACATTTCGTCATGATTCATCTCGATACCCTAGACTACAATTCTCTCGTGTTTCCACGTTGTAGTTTGGGGGACTTTTTAACCCCCTAAACGCCCTCATTAAGTGATTGCCACATTTCGTCATAATTTATCTTTTTTTATCTTTTTTCTGTTATTTAATCGTCATACTTATTTAGTTTAATAGCCTCATTGATAATTAATGAGTGGCTAAAATGAATTCGATGTTAAAACCTAATACATTTCATAAATGGTATAAACTCTGGAAATGTAATCATCAGGTCGTGGCACAGCAGTCATTATTGATTTGTTTTGTACTTTGTTTGACAGCAACAACGAGCCTGATCCTGACTAATGCAACTAGCCGTTATGCTAATGATATGGCTATCTTCTCTCTTTATGATAACAGTACAACACAAGGGATCGTGAGTGTGGATGCTATCTACGCCGATGCCGTGAGTATCGATCGCCAAGCAAGTGTTGATGTGGCATTAGTAAAGGAACAGCTTAAATTTGAAGCAACGTTAGCCGATTTAGCGTTTGTATTACAGCAATATCAAATGATGGAGTTAGGGGCGTTTAATTTTGTTATCGATATGCCACAGCGTGAACAAGTTACCACGGTGATGCTAAGTCATTTACAAACTATGTTGTTGGAGTTCACGAGACTAAATCCAGATATTAATGCTAATTGGCAATTAGATCCAAATAATGCGCTGAAGTTGATAGTGCAGTTACATACAGAACGAAAAAGGCATTGGGGTGGGGCAGGCTTTATTATTTAACTAGAATAAGTTCTATTAGCTAGAGCAAGCTGTACTCACCCTAGCTAAAATAAACTGTTATTAAACTGCGACTGTTTCTACTGGAGTAGCAACAACGGGTTTAGCAACAACAGGCTTCGCAACTATGTTACGCTTTTCTTTGTTAACTTCAGCGATATTAACGAAGATAACGTCACCTAGGCTGTATTCAACCTGATCTTTAATGCTGATTTGACCTGTTTCAACTAAGCATTTAACTTCTTTCTTATTATCATGTAATAAGCTAGCAGGGATAAATGCAACCGCACCATTTTCAAGTAAACGCACACGTAAGCCACCACGGTTAACATCCATGATGCTAGCTTCGAATGCTTGTTTGCTTTCTACTGCAGGTGTTAGGTAATCAACATATAACCAAGACGAGATATCACGTTCAGCCATTCTATGCTGACGGCGACGTTCTGACATCAAGATAACTTCATCTTCTGTTGCAGAGCGTGCTGTGCCATTGGTTAATGTTGCTTTAATTAGGCGATGGTTAAGGATGTCACCGTATTTACGGATTGGTGAAGTCCATGTTGCGTAACCTTCTAAGCCCATTGCAAAGTGACGTTCAGCACTTGCACTGATGATGCTGTAGCTTTGCATACGACGTAAACGACTGTCTAATGCTGGATTGGCTTTTTCTGCAAGTGTACGTTGCAATTCAACATAACCAGGTAGAGATTGGATATGCTCTTTTGTGCATTCAATACCGTGTTCAGTCAGTAACTCAACAACTAAGTCAATCTTCTCTGGATCAAAACCGGCATGGGTATTAAATACACCTACATCGCCATGTTGACGGAATAAACGTGCTGCAGTGATGTTCGCCGCAACCATTGTTTCTTCAATCATTTGATTTGCAATACGACGATGCTCAACGTGAATAGCAAGTACGTTACCACTGTCGTCTAGCTCAAAGCTATAATCTGGTTGGTCAGGGAATACGATTGCATTCTTCTTGCGCCATTGTTGACGATGACGTGCAAACGTAGCCAATGACTGTAATTGCTCAGCAAGCTGTGCTTCAGGCTGCCATTCAGTTGATACTTCTTCAATTAAATCTGATACTTGTGTATAAGATAATTTATGCTGAGACGTGATCCAAGCGGTGAAGAATTCAAACTCTTCAGCTAACGCACCATCTTCTTGGATAGTATAAGTACAACATAATGTTGGGCGCTTTTCGCCAGCAACTAATGAACAAACACTGTCACTTAATTCACGTGGCATCATTGGGATATTACGGCCCGGTAGATACACTGTGAACGCACGTTCTGCAGCTATTTTATTTAATTCTGAATCAGCTGGAATATATGATGTTGGATCGGCGATCGCAACAGTCACTTTTAAATTACCTTCTGCTGTTTTTTCAACAAGCAGTGCATCATCCATATCTTGTGTAGACGCTGAATCGATAGTAAAGAATGGCTTATCTGTTAGATCAATACGTGTTGTATCATCTTTAAATTCAACAGAATCAGGCATTGCTGGTACATCTTTAGCCAAATTTTGACGTGCTAATGTAACCCACCATGGTGCATTTGGATCGGTTTCAGTCGCAACGAAACTTGTTACTTCAGCAGCAAAGCTACCGTCTTTTAATGCATGAGATGTAAGTTGTGCAACAACCCAGTCACCATTACTTACTTTTTGTTCGCCTAAACCAACTAGTTTTGCCTTAATTGGCATGTTGATCACAGGACTGTCAGCAACAATGGTCAGTTTGTTTTTAGCAATACTGATACGCGCAATAAAACGGGTTAACTTAGCTTCAACTAAAGTATCTGGTTCTGCTGATGTTTTATCACCGTTGGTTTCTATATATGCTTTAATGCGATCGCCATGCATGATTTTTTTCATGTGTGGCGGAGCAATGAAGTAGCTTTCGCCATCATCCGCTTCAAGGAAACCAAAACCACGTTCAGTGCCTTTAACTGTTCCTTCTACACTTGGCGTGTTTTGGCGCATATTTTGTTTTAATTGAGATAGTAGTGGATTGTCGCGAAACATGTAAAACCTTCCTATAATGAATTGCGCATACTATACGACAGAGCAGGGCTAAGTACCACCCCTGATACGGGCAGTTTGTTGTAAGCCTATAGTAGCTTTTCAATATCTTTAATCATGCCTTTTGGTGAAACTGTTGGTGCAAAACGATCAACGACATCACCGTTACGATTAACCAAGAATTTCGTGAAATTCCATTTTATGCCTTTACTGCCTAATAAACCTCTCGCCTCAGACTTTAGCCAATTATAAAGTGGGTCGGCATTATCACCGTTCACATCAATTTTGCTAAACATGTCAAAAGTGACACCAAAGTTAAGCTGACAGAATGAATTGATATCGGCATCGGAACCTTTTTCTTGTTGCTTAAACTGGTTACAAGGGAAACCTAGAATGGTTAATCCTTTATCGCCATAGGTCTGATTAAGCTCTTCTAATTCAGCGTATTGATTGGTGAAACCACACTTACTCGCGGTGTTGACGATTAATACGACTTTGCCATTATAATCACTGAGTTTTTTATGTTCACCTGTGATTGTTGTTACTTCGAAATCATAAAGCTTGGTCATTATAAGTACCTTCTTAAGTTTAAGTAGAAAGAGAATAAATAGGTTGTGCGCAATATAATGCGTATTGCGATATTAATATGCAAGCATTTTCGAGTCTCATATGGCTTTTTTACATTTGATTTTAAGTTGTTGCGTTTGAGCTCACAGATAAAAATTATTAATTGCCCTTGAAAACACTGATAACAAACCCATCTATCTATTAACGAATACATTCAGATAATTTGTAATCTGAATCACCCCATTAGAACAAAGGAACAAGTAATGACTGATACAGTTAATACTGAGACTCACGGCTTTCAGGCTGAAGTTAAGCAACTGCTTAAATTAATGATCCATTCTTTATACTCAAATAAAGAAATCTTTTTACGAGAACTTGTCTCTAATGCGGCCGATGCAGCCGACAAATTACGTTTTAAAGCATTATCAGATAATAGCTTGTATGAAGATGACGGCGAATTACGCGTACGTGTTACGTTTGATAAAACAGCCCGTACAATCACGATTGCTGATAACGGCATCGGTATGTCACGCGAAGATGTTATCTCACATTTAGGCACAATCGCACGTTCTGGCACATCAGAATTCTTTGATAACCTATCTGGTGACCAAGCGAAAGACTCACAGTTAATCGGTCAGTTCGGTGTTGGTTTCTACTCGGGATTCATCGTTGCAGACATGATGACTGTTAACACGCGTGCAGCGGGTGCAGCAGCAGATCAAGCAGTACAGTGGGAATCTGAAGGCGAAGGCGATTACCGTCTAGCAGACATCACGAAAGAAAGCCGTGGTACTGAAATCATTTTACACCTACGTGAAGGTGAAGATGATTTACTTGATGCATGGAAATTGCGTCAAATTGTGAACAAATACTCTGATCACATCAGCATCCCTGTTGAGATGTGGAAAGAAGAACAACCTGAATCAGACGGTCCAGACGGTGAAAAAACACCAGCAGTACCGGGTGAGTGGGAATCGATTACCCGTGCAAGCGCATTGTGGACATTATCGAAAAATGAACTTAAAGATGAAGAATATAATGAGTTCTATAAGCACATTGCCCATGACTTTGAAGATCCACTAACATGGAGCCACAACCGTGTAGAAGGTAAGCAAGAATATACTAGCCTACTTTATATCCCTGCGCGTGCCCCATTTGATATGTGGAACCGTGAAAAAGAACATGGCCTAAAACTTTACGTTCGACGTGTATTCATTATGGATGACGCTGAGCAGTTTATGCCGACTTACCTACGTTTCGTGAAGGGTGTGTTAGATTCTAACGACTTACCACTAAACGTATCTCGTGAAATCTTACAAGATAATAAAATCACGACATCACTACGTACTGCTTGTACTAAACGTGTATTGACTATGCTTGACCGCATGGCGAAGAACGAAGATGAAAAATATCTGAAATTCTGGAATGAATTTGGTCAAGCACTGAAAGAAGGTCCAGCAGAAGACATGGCGAATAAAGAGAAGATTGCTTCTTTATTACGTTTTTCTTCAACATCTGTTGGCGGTCCTGCACAGGAAGTTGGTTTCGGTAAATACATCGAAAACATGCCTGAAGGTCAAGATAAGATCTACTACATTACAGCTGACAATTACACAACAGCAGTAAACAGTGCATATCTTGAAATCTTCAAGAAAAAAGGCATTGAAGTATTACTATTAACTGACCGTATTGATGAGTGGTTACTTTCACACTTAACTGACTTTGATGGTAAGCAATTGGTATCTGTTACTAAGGGCGATTTAGACCTTGGCGAACTAGATGATGAAGATGCGAAGAAAGCGAAAGAAGAAGCGACAGAAGAATTTGCTAGTTTCCTTGAGCGTGCTAAATCAACATTAGGTGAAAAAGTAGCCGATGTTCGTTTAACGCATCGTCTAACAGAGACTCCATCTTGTGTTGTTACCAACGAAGATGGTATGAGCAGCCAAATGATTAAATTGATGGAATCTGCTGGTCAAGCTGTACCACCACAAAAATACATTTTTGAGCTAAATCCTGAGCACGAAATGATTAAACGTGTTGCTGATGAAGCTGATGAAGCTGTATTTACAGACTGGATTCAGCTATTGCTAGAGCAAGCACAATTGACTGAACGTGGTAGTTTAGATGATCCAGCGGCATTTATTGCGCGTATGAATCGTTTAATCGGTTAAGTACAGTTTCCATAATTTAACAGTGTGAATATGTTTTTCTATTAAACTACTCACAAAGTTATATGTGAATTAGCGACAATTCAGGGCCGTACTTGAACACATCGGATTTCCCGTGTAGTCTAGCGGTTCTGAAATTTAAGCAATTTAAACAAGCTAAATCAATTTAAGGGCAATTTATGCGTATTATTTTATTAGGTGCACCAGGTGCAGGTAAGGGAACTCAAGCACAGTTCATCATGGAAAATTATGGTGTTCCGCAAATCTCTACTGGTGATATGCTACGAGCTGCTATTAAAGAAGGTTCTGAGTTAGGTCAAAAAGTTAAAGCTGTTATGGATGGTGGCCAACTAGTATCTGACGAACTAATCATCGAATTAGTTAAAGATCGCGTTAAGAAAGAAGATTGTGCAAAAGGTTTCCTACTAGACGGTTTCCCACGTACGATCCCACAAGCTGATGCGATGAAAGAAAACGGTATTGACGTTGATTTCGTACTTGAATTTGACGTGCCTGATGAAGAAATCGTTAAACGTATGAGCGGTCGTCGTGTTCACGCTCCTTCTGGTCGTGTTTACCACACTGTTTACAATCCGCCAAAAGTGGAAGGTAAAGATAACGAAACTGGTGAAGAATTAACAATCCGTGTGGATGATGTTGAAGAAACTGTTCGTAAACGTTTAGGTATCTACCACGATCAAACTGCACCACTTATTGCTTATTATGGCAAAGAAGCGGAAGCAGGTAACAGCAAATATGTTACATTTGACGGCACACAAGCTGTTGAAGTTGTAAGCAAACAATTAGCTGAATTACTTGGCTAGTCTGCCTCTTAATTGAGAGAGTATTCTGTCGATTAATTTGTATACTGTTATTAAACCTCGAGCCTGCTCGGGGTTTTTTTATACCTAAATCTCAGCGAGTTATTGGATCCAATACACTTAATCACATAGAATAGCGTTACTCGTTAAACGACATAGTGATTATGTGTAATATGACTAAGCAAAGTATTTTATTGGTTAACCTTGGTACGCCAGAATCAGCAACCCCCGCGGGCGTTAAAGCATTTCTAAAACCGTTTCTGTCTGATCCTCGTGTTGTCAGTATTCCACGCTTATTTTGGTTACCGCTGTTAAATGGAGTCATTTTACCTTTGCGCTGTAAACGCGTGGCCAAAGCTTACCAGTCTATTTGGTTTGATGATGGCTCACCTTTATTACATTACAGCTTATTACAGCAAAAAGCCTTGTCAGCAATATTTAAACAAGCAGGGCAAGACGTGCATGTCGAGCTGGCAATGACGTATGGTGAGCGTAGTATTAACAATGCCATTGCTAAATTGCAAGATGCAGGCGTTGAACATATCGTGGTATTACCCTTGTTCCCTCAGTATTCATCAACGACTACAGCACCAGTTTTTGATCAAGTGGCTAACTATCTTCAAGCAACCATCGATGTGCCAAGCGTGAGCTTAGTGAAGCATTACCATAACAATGACGCTTATATTGAAGCATTAGCGTTAAGTATTGAGCGTCAGTGGGCAGAGCAGGGCAGAGCTGAGAAATTATTATTGTCATATCATGGCATTCCAAAGTTCTTGGTTGATCAAGGCGATATCTATGCGGATCATTGTGTTGAAACGACGGCATTACTTTGCGCACGTTTAGGCTTAGCTGAAAATGAGGTCGTGCATTGCTATCAATCTCGTTTTGGGAAAGCGGAATGGCTACAGCCGTATACCAACGAAACGTTAGTGAAACTGGCTGAAAGTGGCACTAAATCGTTAGATGTGATCGCGCCAGCGTTTGCAGTCGATTGTTTAGAAACACTCGAAGAAATGGCTATTGAAAATAAAGATGTATTTGTGAAAGCTGGTGGTGAAGATTATCGCTTTATCGCGTGTTTAAATGATGATGAAACCCACGTTCGTGCACTACATACTGTTGCGAGTGAATACTTACGTAGTTAGTCGCTATTTAGCTCGAATCAAGCTGTGTTTAGCGTTAACGAGTTGGACGCTAACCACTTCGGCACGTTTCATTTTGTCTACATTTTCCAAATCAGTAATTGAATAGTGCCTATTCAGCATCCAATCCAGAGGCTGCTGAAAGTTATCTTCATCAACAATAAATGATTGATTTTTTAGCCCTCCTTCATCTACTTGCACTATCCATAAGCGCTTTTTACTGTCGAGTTGTGAAAGTAATCGCTGACTGAATTGATTAAATAGTTGACTGAAACTAGCTCTTCCTCGCTGTAAGACTCGTCGTAATAGCATGTATTGAACTCTGAAAAGAATGAGGTGGAATTATAGCCCTAAATATTTGTTGTGTTGTAGCGGTTCGCGCACATTATGGCTAAGGCAAGTGTACCGAATTGTAACAAGCTGTCTTGTGGAAGAGAGAAGGCAGTAACAGATAGGTGAAAGTCTGTGCTTCGGTTACTGCCAGATTTTATAAAGCCTTCATCAGAATTTTTGAACGACGCTGTAGGTTATAGAGCTCTTGTTTTTCAACCGGTAATTGCTCAAGTTCGACAGGTTCAAAACCACGTTCTCTAAACCAATGGATGCTGTGAGTTGTCAGCACAAACAAGCTATCCATGCCTTGCTGTTTGGCTTGTTTCTCGATTTCCTTAACCAGTAAGTCACCACGACTTAAGCGTCGATATTCCGGATGGGTTGCGACACTGGCCATTTCGGCAATATTGCCCGAGAAACAGTACAGTGATGCACAACCAATAATGGTGCCATCACGTTCTACCACAGTAAAGTGTTCAATATCTCGTAACAACTGTTCTCTGCTGCGCTGTACTAACATACCCTGGTCGATTAAGGGTTGCGTTAATAACATAATACCTGGCACATCTTCAATCTTAGCTGGGCGTGTTTGCTCGGCGCTTTGGCGTACTATTTGAGTACCAACACCATCACGTGAAAACAGTTCTTGTAGTAATGAGCCATCGGTTTTGTAACTAACCAAATGACAGCGGGTTACACCAGCAAAAGAGGCATTAATCGCAGCGCGTAAATAAGACGCCGTACCACTATTTATCCCACCTTGTGCTTCAAGTTCAGTTAAGCGTTCTTGTGCTTGCTCTGGGAACATCTCAGAAATGAGTTCACCGTTATAATCTAACACACCTTGCGAAGAGCAAAAATTAATGAGCTTATGGGCGCTGAGTTTGATGGCTATTTTAGTCGCGACTTCTTCCGCACTGAGGTTAAAACTTTCCCCTGTGACTGAATAGCCGAGTGGTGGAACGACTGTAATGGCATTTTGAGCGAGTTGATATTCTAATGCATCAGTATCAACACGGCGAACGCGGCCGGTATGGCAAAAATCGACGCCGTTATCAACGCCCATCGGTTGCGCTGTAATGAAGTTGCCACTGACGATATTGATTTTAACGCCGTGCATTTGCGTATTGACCAGCCCCATCGAAAATGCGGCAGTAATTTCATATTGGAGTTGACCAATAACTTGTTTAATTAACGGGAAGGCTTGCTCATCCGTGACGCGCTGGCGTTTGTGAAACTGACTTTCGCAATTATTCTGCGCGAGTATGTTGTTAATTTGTGGGCGAGCGCCAAAAACCAAGACGATGCGAATGCCAAGGATGTTTAATAGGGCAATGTCATTAACGATATTAATGAAATTAGCATGCGCGATGGCTTCACCGCCCAATGTCAGTACGATTGTTTTATCGCGGTGCGCATTGAGATAAGGCGCAGACTGCCGAAACCAACGTACTAACTGATTATCTTGTTGACTCAATTCCATCTCCTTGGATTTAAATGCTTATTCTAAATAATAGCTCTGAAAGCTAATATTCCTTAAATCGAAGATGAAATCAAGTCACAGCAGATTGATTATTCGCTTTTCCATAGGATATGGATAAAGTTATCGTTTGCTTTTTTCTTTACCAGTACACGCCCGAATACATCATTTAGCTCTTCGTTGTCATCAACAAGACCGATATGTAAT
This genomic stretch from Moritella sp. F3 harbors:
- a CDS encoding exoribonuclease II translates to MFRDNPLLSQLKQNMRQNTPSVEGTVKGTERGFGFLEADDGESYFIAPPHMKKIMHGDRIKAYIETNGDKTSAEPDTLVEAKLTRFIARISIAKNKLTIVADSPVINMPIKAKLVGLGEQKVSNGDWVVAQLTSHALKDGSFAAEVTSFVATETDPNAPWWVTLARQNLAKDVPAMPDSVEFKDDTTRIDLTDKPFFTIDSASTQDMDDALLVEKTAEGNLKVTVAIADPTSYIPADSELNKIAAERAFTVYLPGRNIPMMPRELSDSVCSLVAGEKRPTLCCTYTIQEDGALAEEFEFFTAWITSQHKLSYTQVSDLIEEVSTEWQPEAQLAEQLQSLATFARHRQQWRKKNAIVFPDQPDYSFELDDSGNVLAIHVEHRRIANQMIEETMVAANITAARLFRQHGDVGVFNTHAGFDPEKIDLVVELLTEHGIECTKEHIQSLPGYVELQRTLAEKANPALDSRLRRMQSYSIISASAERHFAMGLEGYATWTSPIRKYGDILNHRLIKATLTNGTARSATEDEVILMSERRRQHRMAERDISSWLYVDYLTPAVESKQAFEASIMDVNRGGLRVRLLENGAVAFIPASLLHDNKKEVKCLVETGQISIKDQVEYSLGDVIFVNIAEVNKEKRNIVAKPVVAKPVVATPVETVAV
- the moeA gene encoding molybdopterin molybdotransferase MoeA; this translates as MGCCDVQGLKPLDLAMREMLDNIDAVTETLTLDLADALDYILAEDISSPMNVPPFDNSAMDGYAVRITDLTKSMTLPLAGKAFAGQPFTGEWPVGTCVRIMTGAPVPAGCGAVIMQESTQVDGNLITFDSIPPMHDNIRNAAEDIAIGQAVLTKGRRLTPRDIPMLATIGVDKITVYRRLKVAIFSTGDELKSLGQPLGNGEIYDSNRYSINAMLSRLNLDIIDFGIVPDNEDLLRETFIKADAVADAVITSGGVSVGEADYTKILLEELGEIGFWKLAIKPGKPFAFGSLPNSKFFGLPGNPVSATVTFHQLVVPALAKMTNQVFTPTPRFNAVAATRLKKAPGRMDFQRAIYSVNAQGQLEVVSTGSQGSGVFSSLSHSNCYAIIEQDRGNVEIGETVTIEPFNEILN
- the folE gene encoding GTP cyclohydrolase I FolE codes for the protein MTCLSKEALLVRSVLEERGLETPMIGTGLSSVEKKERIESHFTEILKLLELDLTDDSLAETPHRIAKMYVNEIFSGLDYASFPKITLIENKMQVDEMVKVSDITLTSTCEHHFVTIDGKATIAYIPRSKVIGLSKINRIVQFFSRRPQVQERLTQQILVALQTLLDSQDVAVSITATHYCVKARGVMDATSETTTTSLGGIFKSRPETRAEFLHCR
- the htpG gene encoding molecular chaperone HtpG; this encodes MTDTVNTETHGFQAEVKQLLKLMIHSLYSNKEIFLRELVSNAADAADKLRFKALSDNSLYEDDGELRVRVTFDKTARTITIADNGIGMSREDVISHLGTIARSGTSEFFDNLSGDQAKDSQLIGQFGVGFYSGFIVADMMTVNTRAAGAAADQAVQWESEGEGDYRLADITKESRGTEIILHLREGEDDLLDAWKLRQIVNKYSDHISIPVEMWKEEQPESDGPDGEKTPAVPGEWESITRASALWTLSKNELKDEEYNEFYKHIAHDFEDPLTWSHNRVEGKQEYTSLLYIPARAPFDMWNREKEHGLKLYVRRVFIMDDAEQFMPTYLRFVKGVLDSNDLPLNVSREILQDNKITTSLRTACTKRVLTMLDRMAKNEDEKYLKFWNEFGQALKEGPAEDMANKEKIASLLRFSSTSVGGPAQEVGFGKYIENMPEGQDKIYYITADNYTTAVNSAYLEIFKKKGIEVLLLTDRIDEWLLSHLTDFDGKQLVSVTKGDLDLGELDDEDAKKAKEEATEEFASFLERAKSTLGEKVADVRLTHRLTETPSCVVTNEDGMSSQMIKLMESAGQAVPPQKYIFELNPEHEMIKRVADEADEAVFTDWIQLLLEQAQLTERGSLDDPAAFIARMNRLIG
- the adk gene encoding adenylate kinase, with the translated sequence MRIILLGAPGAGKGTQAQFIMENYGVPQISTGDMLRAAIKEGSELGQKVKAVMDGGQLVSDELIIELVKDRVKKEDCAKGFLLDGFPRTIPQADAMKENGIDVDFVLEFDVPDEEIVKRMSGRRVHAPSGRVYHTVYNPPKVEGKDNETGEELTIRVDDVEETVRKRLGIYHDQTAPLIAYYGKEAEAGNSKYVTFDGTQAVEVVSKQLAELLG
- the hemH gene encoding ferrochelatase — protein: MCNMTKQSILLVNLGTPESATPAGVKAFLKPFLSDPRVVSIPRLFWLPLLNGVILPLRCKRVAKAYQSIWFDDGSPLLHYSLLQQKALSAIFKQAGQDVHVELAMTYGERSINNAIAKLQDAGVEHIVVLPLFPQYSSTTTAPVFDQVANYLQATIDVPSVSLVKHYHNNDAYIEALALSIERQWAEQGRAEKLLLSYHGIPKFLVDQGDIYADHCVETTALLCARLGLAENEVVHCYQSRFGKAEWLQPYTNETLVKLAESGTKSLDVIAPAFAVDCLETLEEMAIENKDVFVKAGGEDYRFIACLNDDETHVRALHTVASEYLRS
- the argA gene encoding amino-acid N-acetyltransferase, coding for MELSQQDNQLVRWFRQSAPYLNAHRDKTIVLTLGGEAIAHANFINIVNDIALLNILGIRIVLVFGARPQINNILAQNNCESQFHKRQRVTDEQAFPLIKQVIGQLQYEITAAFSMGLVNTQMHGVKINIVSGNFITAQPMGVDNGVDFCHTGRVRRVDTDALEYQLAQNAITVVPPLGYSVTGESFNLSAEEVATKIAIKLSAHKLINFCSSQGVLDYNGELISEMFPEQAQERLTELEAQGGINSGTASYLRAAINASFAGVTRCHLVSYKTDGSLLQELFSRDGVGTQIVRQSAEQTRPAKIEDVPGIMLLTQPLIDQGMLVQRSREQLLRDIEHFTVVERDGTIIGCASLYCFSGNIAEMASVATHPEYRRLSRGDLLVKEIEKQAKQQGMDSLFVLTTHSIHWFRERGFEPVELEQLPVEKQELYNLQRRSKILMKAL
- a CDS encoding GTP cyclohydrolase, with translation MNSMLKPNTFHKWYKLWKCNHQVVAQQSLLICFVLCLTATTSLILTNATSRYANDMAIFSLYDNSTTQGIVSVDAIYADAVSIDRQASVDVALVKEQLKFEATLADLAFVLQQYQMMELGAFNFVIDMPQREQVTTVMLSHLQTMLLEFTRLNPDINANWQLDPNNALKLIVQLHTERKRHWGGAGFII
- a CDS encoding glutathione peroxidase, whose protein sequence is MTKLYDFEVTTITGEHKKLSDYNGKVVLIVNTASKCGFTNQYAELEELNQTYGDKGLTILGFPCNQFKQQEKGSDADINSFCQLNFGVTFDMFSKIDVNGDNADPLYNWLKSEARGLLGSKGIKWNFTKFLVNRNGDVVDRFAPTVSPKGMIKDIEKLL